In Deinococcus psychrotolerans, the genomic window TAGCGGCGAGCGAAACCGGAAGAGCCCAAACCCAGCCGTTTACGGTTGGGGGTTATAGGATCACTATTTAAGATTCAAGACGTTTAGCCGAAGCTGTTGGAAGCCAGCATCGCAGAGGGTGACAATCCCGTAGGCGAAAAACGAATTGACTGAAGTGACACCTGAGTAGGTCGTTGTCCGTGAAACGATGACTGAATTCACGCGGACCACCGCGTAAGGCTAAATACTCCCAGTGACCGATAGCGCAAAGTACCGTGAGGGAACGGTGAAAAGAACCCCGGAAGGGGAGTGAAATAGAACCTGAAACCATAAACTTACAAGCAGTCACGGCCCCATACGCGGGTTGTGGCGTGCCTATTGAAGCATGAACCGGCGACTTAGACCTCACAGGCAAGCTTAAGACGTTAGTCGAAGGCGGAGCGAAAGCGAGTCCGAATAGGGCGACTCAGTCTGTGGGGCTAGACTCGAAACCAGGTGAGCTACGCATGATCAGGTTGAAACTCCCGTGAAAGGGAGTGGAGGACCGAACCGGTGCCTGCTGAAACAGTCTCGGATGAATTGTGTGTAGGAGTGAAAAGCTAACCGAACCTGGAGATAGCTAGTTCTCCCCGAAATGTATTGAGGTACAGCCTCCCATGTTTACCACGTCCTGTAGAGCACTGCTAAGGCTCGGGGGCCTACCAGCCTACCAACCCTTTGCAAACTCCGAAGGGGCGTGTGTTCAAGTGGGGGAGTGAGGCTGCGAGAGCTAACTTCCGTAGCCGAGAGGGAAACAACCCAGACCGCCAGCTAAGGTCCCTAAATCAATGCTCAGTGGATAAGGATGTGTCGTCGCACTGACAGCCAGGAGGTTGGCTTAGAAGCAGCCACCCTTTAAAGAGTGCGTAATAGCTCACTGGTCGAGTGACGATGCGCCGAAAATGATCGGGGCTCAAGCATTGTACCGAAGCTGCGGATTGATGAGATGTTTACATCTCGTTTCTGGTAGGGGAGCGTTCCATGCGCGTTGAAGCTGCACCGGAAGGAGCAGTGGAGCTATTGGAAGTGCGGATGCCGGTATGAGTAACGATAAGAGGAGTGAGAATCTCCTCCGCCGTAAGAACAAGGGTTCCTGGGGAAGGGTCGTCCGCCCAGGGAAAGTCGGGACCTAAGGTGAGGCCGAACGGCGCAGCCGATGGACAACAGGTTAATACTCCTGTACTTCTACCATGGAGTGACGCAGGGACGCATCAGGCTAACCAATGCCGAGCTACGGCTATGCCGGTTGGCAACTCAAGGCCGCAGGGGTCAGAAAATCTACCCTGCACATGGAATAGAGTTGTCGGGAGATCCTTCGGGATTGAAGTTGGTGAGGTCACAGTGCCAAGAAAAGCTGCTAAACGTTGAAATGGAAGAACCCGTACCGCAAACCGACACAGGTGTTCGGGTGTGAATGCACTAAGGCGCGCGAGAGCACCCTCGTTAAGGAACTTTGCAATCTCACCTCGTAACTTCGGGAGAAGAGGTCCCCACACTCCGTGTGGGGCGCAGTGAATAGGCCCTGGCGACTGTTTACCAAAATCACAGCACTCTGCTAACACGGAAAGTGGACGTATAGGGTGTGACGCCTGCCCGGTGCCGGAAGGTCAAGTGGAGCGGTGCAAGCTGCGAAATGAAGCCCCGGTGAACGGCGGCCGTAACTATAACGGTCCTAAGGTAGCGAAATTCCTTGTCGGGTAAGTTCCGACCTGCACGAAAGGCGTAACGATCAGGGCGCTGTCTCAACGAGGGACTCGGTGAAATTGAATTGGCTGTAAAGATGCGGCCTACCCGTAGCAGGACGAAAAGACCCCGTGGAGCTTTACTATAGTCTGACATTGGTATTCGGATCACGCTGCGTAGGATAGGTGGGAGCCTTTGAAGCCGGACTCTTGGGTTCGGTGGAGGCAACGGTGAAATACCACCCTGAGTGATTTGGATCTCTAACCTGAAAAATCAATTTCGGGAACAGTGTTTGATGGGTAGTTTGACTGGGGCGGTCGCCTCCTAAAATGTAACGGAGGCGCCCAAAGGTCACCTCAAGACGGTTGGAAATCGTCTGTAGAGCGCAAAGGTATAAGGTGGCTTGACTGCAAGACCGACACGTCGAGCAGGGTGGAAACACGGGCTTAGTGAACCGGTGGTACCGAGTGGAAGGGCCATCGATCAACGGATAAAAGTTACCCCGGGGATAACAGGCTGATTTCCTCCGAGAGTCCATATCGGCGAGGAAGTTTGGCACCTCGATGTCGGCTCGTCGCATCCTGGGGCTGAAGAAGGTCCCAAGGGTTGGGCTGTTCGCCCATTAAAGCGGCACGCGAGCTGGGTTCAGAACGTCGTGAGACAGTTCGGTCTCTATCCGCTACGGGCGCAAGAGATTTGAGGGGCGTTGTTCCTAGTACGAGAGGACCGGAATGAACGCACCGCTGGTCTCCCAGCTGTCACACCAGTGGCATACGCTGGGTAGCTATGTGCGGAACGGATAACCGCTGAAAGCATCTAAGCGGGAAGCCAGCCCCAAGATGAGATCTCTCATCCTTAACTGGAGTAAGTCTCCCGGTAGACTACCGGGTCAAGAGGTCAGGCGTGTACGCACAGCAATGTGTTCAGCGGACTGATGCTCATCAGACGAGGTCTTGACCTTCACTGCCATTATTTTTCTTCCCTCGCATTCTCAGACTGTCAAACAGCTCTTTTTTGGTGTCCCTAAATTAAGACACCCCCGTGCCCACAGCGCCGTGGCCCCACCCCTTCCCATGCCGAACAGGGTCGTGAAACGCGGCAGCGCCAATGGTACTTGGATGGCAGCATCCTGGGAGAGTAGGTCGGTGCGGGGGTTTTTCTCAACTTCCTCGTCTGGTGCGAAGCGTAACCCGCATCGCGCCAGACGTTTTTTGTTTCACCTGAAGCCCGCTGGGCTTCACTACGCGGGAGTAGCTCAGCTGGTAGAGCACTACCTTGCCAAGGTAGATGTCGCGCGTTCGAATCGCGTCTCCCGCTCCATATTCCAAGTCGTCCCTCTAATCCTAGAGTGGGCGGCTTTTTTGTTGCTCTTTTGCCTTACTCACTGACTGTTCTCAGCGCCTAAGCCGTCAAACGCGTTAGTAGGCAGCCACATGGCGCATACAGTGCCCTTACCGATCAGAGCATCGACTCACGGGTGATGGCTCGGTGATGGGAGAAAGTGCGAAAGCTGTATTCGCCGTGGCAGCTGCCCTGACAGCTATAACCGACACCGCTGAACGCCAAGCGCGGATGGACGAACTGAGTCACTGTACAGTTGACCACCAGACTGCCACTGCTCGTTTGGCGTTTGACCCGTTGTTGTGCCTCAATGATTTTCGTGAATAGGTAGAGTGCTAACGGTTTTTCACTGTCTGGGAATCAATCATTCTGCCGTAGTAGGGGCCGCGCTGCTGCCAAATGTGGCGGCCCATACCGAGATTCGATGGCTTTGCTGAGCCGTTGAGTCAACTCGCTAGCAATGGTCTGGTGAGCCAAGACATAATCTGGCGCGATACAGGTTTGTCCAGCGTCCAAGAACTTGCCCTAAACAATGCGCTTGGCGGCCAATTTGAGATCAGCACTCTCACCGACGAGCGCAGGCGATTTGCCGCCGCGTTTGAGAGTAGTGCTAGTCGGTGTCTGTGTGGCGGCGCTCAGCACTTTGCGCCCGATAGCCAGACTGCCAGTGAAGAAAATATGATTGAATGGCAGTTCTAGAAGCGCCTCGGCCATGTCTGGGCCGCTCTCTACCATGCTGACCGGGCTCGGTGGGAAGGTCGAGGCACTCAGTTCGCTCAGCGCTCTGACGGTAGTAGGCGCTTTCTTGCTGGACTTAAGGATGGCCGTATCGCCCGCTGCCAGCGCTCCGATTAGCGGCGTGAGACTGAGATTGATTGGATAATTCCACGGGCTCAAAATCAGGGTCACGCTACGCGCTTCGGGCTGTATGACGCTGCGGCCCCAGCCCAAACCGGCAACTACGCTGACGGACTACGGCTGTATCCAGCTCTCCAAATGGCAGCGGGCATATCGGATTTCTTCGAGCAACGGGTGAAGTTTGGTGATTTCCGCTTCGGCCGCTACTCTTGCCCATGTCTCGTGCAAGAGTAGCGGCCAGTCCTAACCGCCGGGCTTTTACGGCGTCGCTGAGCTGCCGAAGCAGTGTTCGGCGCTTGGCGGCGCGGCTTTGAGCGGCCTCCCAACGCCGCGCTTGGTGCGTCTCGAAGAGGTGACTAAGTTGAGTGGGGCGAGCTGACGTCTCAGATTCGGGAACGGGTGTAGGGAGCATCTAAGCGGGCCTCCAAAATCAATGGGGGAAAGAAGTTGAACTCAGTCTAAATGCTCTTAACCTTTCTGAACGCCTTAGATAGACTTCATCCTGACTTTATCTATCCGTGAGGTGGCGCTGAGATTGAAAGTCTTGTTACCTATTGAACAGGGGTCAGTCAGCACATGATGGGGGAGTTCGATGTTTTGTACCTACCAGAATCAAGTGGAAGGTGTCAATTCGGTGGCGAAACGTTCAACGTTTGGGCCGCAAAGAGGTCAATTATGAAAAATACTATGATGTTCGGGATGGGCGTGTTGCTGCTGAGTTCTTGCTCGATGATGGGAATGGGCGCTGGCTCGAAAGACAGCACCATGACCAAAGACGGAGCCGCCATGAAAGACAACTCCATGGCCGATAGCAGCATGGCTGTAAAAACCCCAGTGGTGAATCAAAACACCGCCTCCTACGTCCTTAACCGTCAACCGGCGGCCACCAATATTGCGCCGATGGGCAACGTGGCCGTCACGATGAACGGCGACACGGTGATGACCACCACCAAGCTGACCGGCATGGCACCTGAAACCTATTACGTGGCGCACTACCACGAACAAGGTACCGTCCCCTCGACTGATCCATGCGCCAGCAACGGCCCAGCGATTTTGCCGAGCATGATGGTCGGCCTCAGCGACAAAGGCGGCAACGTCATCTTGATGGGTAGCGTCGCCAAGAGTGCCATCATGAAGGCCACCTACTACAACGTTCACACGGCCAAGAACGCTGCTGGTGAGCCTGCTGACCCAGGCGTAGCTTGCAGCGCTGTCAAGATGTAAAACTGAGTTTTCGCACCTTCAAAACAGGGTCTGATTTCGGTCAGGCTCTGTTTTGATTTTGGGCCTGCCCTTAAGCCTGCCGCGTGACATAACTCTGAACCAGATCGATGATCTGTGCGGCGGCGGTTTGATCTGCTGTTCTGCCCAGCGCTTCTTTGAGCAAGTTGAGTCCCCTGCGGCCTTGCTCAAGGGCAAACTGCTGCGCGTAATTCAAGCTGCCGCTTTCCCGAATCCAATCCAGCAACTGATCCATTTGCACCGGGTCTTTGTCTGTTCTGGGGAGCGCCATTTGATTCAGGAAGAACGCCTGTTGTGCGGCGGATGCGCTGGAGAGCCAATGCAATACGATCAAGGTGCGCTTGCCTTCGAGGAGGTCGCCGCCGATTTCTTTGCCGTAGCTGCCTTCGTCTTCCTGCAAATTCAGCACGTCGTCTCTGATTTGGAAGGCCGCGCCCAACGCTTCCCCAGCGGGCGTAAAGGCGGGGTCGGGGAGTTGTCCAGCGGCCAAGGCTCCTAACCGCAGCGGAATGACCACCGTGTAATAAGCGGTTTTGAGGCGCACCATCTCCAGGTAATCAGCCTCGGTGAGTTGCCATTCGTGATGGGCTACCCAAGCCAAATCAAGGTGCTGGCCCTCAGCCGTGCGGTGAATCATGGTCAGGACTTCCTCGTAAGCCTCTGGCACGCCCGCCTGCTGCACAGCGGCCCACATGTAAGCGTGCAGGGCGTCGCCCGCGTTCAAGGCCAGGGGTACGCCGTGGAGGCGGTGCAGCGCTGGCCGCCCACGGCGCTCTTCGCTGTCGTCTTCAATGTCGTCGTGAATCAGCACCCAATTTTGAAACAGTTCCAGCACTGCGCCGAGCCACAAGGCGCTTTGCCACTGCGGCGTGTCTTCCCGCGCTCCATGCGCTTTGGCGCTCAGCAGCAGCAGTTCGCTGCGGAGGCCTTTGCCGCCGCGCTGGGGGTAGTCGCGCAGCATAGCGTAAAACTGAGCGAGCTCTGGATGCGAATGGGTACGGTCTGAATCGGTGCTGGGCAGCAAACCGAGGATAAGGTTAAGCAGATCGGAGCGCATTGGACGTTAGTTTAGCGTGGAGAGGCTTCAACTTGACCGCGCTCCGAAATCTCTTCTCCACCGTGGGCCGTCAGCTTTCGTTGAGCGACTGCTCCGCTTTCCGCTTAATTGGATTGGCGCGGGTCAGCGGCGTTTCGGCCTGCTGTCCTCTCAGGGCCACGTCGCTGCTGGCTGGCCCCGGTAAGAAGCGGTTGAGCAGCGTCAGTACATCGGCGCTGAGCTGCGGCGCGAACGACTGAAACACCCTAAGCAGTTTGGCAGGGCCGCCGATCATTACTTCAGCCTCGCCGCGAATCAGGGCCTGCACGGTGCGCTGGGCGGCTTTGTCCGCGTCCAGCGAGATCAGTGGCAGATTATCTAGCGTGGCAAATAAAGCGTATTCTCGGCGGTGCTGCCCCTTGATCTGAGCGTGTCTGGGGCTGCCCGTCCGCATCAGACCCGGACAAACGGTGGTCACCAGCACGCCGTCTTGAGCGAGTTCGGCCCGTAGAGCCTGACCCAGACCCACCGCCGCAAACTTGCTGACGCTGTAGCTGCTCAGGTGCGGCACGGCGGCCTTGCCCGCAATGGACGCCACGATCAGCACCCGCCCGCCGCTGGCCCGCAAATACGGCAAAGCGGTGCGCGTCAGGCGCAGCGGCGCAAAGGCGTTGACTTCCATGCTGTCCCTGAACTCCTGCTCCGTCACATTGTCCAGCGGCCCGCTTTGGATGATGCCCGCGACGTTGGCCACCACGTCCAGTTGCCCGTAGGTGCTGATTGCCGCCTCAACCGCCCGCTCCAAGTCGGCTTGCTGGGTTACGTCGCCCACCACGATCTGCACTTGGGACGTTTGGCCGCTGATTTGCCGCAGCGCAGCGGCTCTGGCCTGTAAGTCGCTTTCGGCGCGGCGCAGTTCGGCTTCGTCACGGGCCAGCAAGGTCAGGTTTGAGCCGTAGCGCAGCAGTTCGCGCCCCAACGCCAAGCCCAGTCCCCGTGAGCCGCCGCTGATCAGCACGGATTTTCCGGCGAGCGAAAACGGCGCGACAAACAAGCGCCGGGCGGCGATCAAAGCGGCGGCGCTGATGAGCAGTGTGCCGCCGAGGCCGGAGCGGCGCTTGCGGGGCTTGGCATTGAGTTTGGTTGATCTGCGCGTATCTGACACCGGCTTCATCGCTTTAGTGTGCGTGAAAGTGGTGGCAAAGGCGTTTAGAGTAAAGACATGACCAACGCGCCCACGCTGTTTGAACGCATCATCGCCCGCGACATTCCCGCCGAGATCGTTTACGAAGACGGGGACTACATCGTTATCAAAGACATTGCCCCCAAAGCGCCGATACATCTGCTGGTCATTCCCAAAAAATTCAGCGCCCGAATTGACGACGTCACAGACGAAGCCGAGATGGGCCGCTTATGGCTGACCGCCAGCCGGGTCGCTCGCCAGCAGCTCGGCGATTACCGTTTGGTCATCAACGCCGGAAAAGGCGGCGGGCAAGAAGTCTTTCACACCCACATTCATATTCTGGGCGGCTGGGAAGGCGGGCATTCGGTGGGCTTCGGCGAGTAGAAGCAGGTGTCCATTCATGTTTGAACTTCACTTCGGCTTTGCGGTGCCCGGAGCGCTGCGCCACGACCACGGCTACACCTTGCGCTGGCCCTCCTGCGCCGTCATGGGCATCGTCAACGTTACGCCCGACTCGTTCTCGGACGGTGGGCGCGGCGCGGAGGCGGCCCTCACTCACGCCAAGCAGCTTCTGCAAGACCAAGCCCTGATCCTTGACATCGGCGGCGAAAGCACCCGTCCCGGTGCCGAGCCGGTGGACGCCGCCACCGAGCTTGACCGGGTGCTGCCGGTCATTCGCGGACTGAGAGGCAGCTCAGCCGTCATCAGCATAGATACCCTCAAGCCGGAAGTCGCCGACGCCGCGCTGAGGGCTGGGGCGCACCTCGTCAACGACGTGTCGGGGCTGCGGGACCCGCAGATGCAGGTGGTCTGCGCCCAGCACGCCGCTCCCGCCTGCTTGATGCATATGCAGGGCCAGCCGCAGACCATGCAGCTTGCTGCACATTACGAAGACGTGGTGGCCGAAGTTTTCGGCTTTCTACGCTCCCAGGCCGAGCAGGCCAAAGCGGCGGGTGTGCCGAGTTTGCTGCTTGATCCGGGCATCGGCTTCGGCAAAACCTTAACGCACAACCTCACTTTGCTGCGCCACTTATCTGAGCTGACGGCGGGGGAAAGTCCGGTGTTGGTGGGCGGCAGCCGCAAGCGCTTTCTGGGCACGCTGTCGGGTGAACCGCACGCGGCGGCCTCCACCCGTGACGCGGCCAGTCTGGCGCTGCACCTGCACGCTGCCCGGCACGGCTCGGCGCTGGTGCGCGTTCACGATGTGCGCTCACATGTTTTGGCGCTGCGGGTGCAGTCCGCTCTGGAGAGTGCATAATCGGCTTTTGTATGAGCGAGTTTTCAGTCAGGCAACATTCGAGAAGCAAAGTCGTGCTCAAAGGTCTGGCCTTTCACGGACGACACGGTGTTTATCAGGAAGAAGCGGTGTTTGGAGCGCGGTTCGTGGTGGACGCCGAACTGCTCTATGATTTCTCAGGTATCAGCGACGATCTGACTCAGGCCGTCAACTACGCCGCCGCCTACGACCTGATCGCTTCCATCGTCACTGGGGAGCGCTGGCAACTTCTAGAGGCCTTGTCGGGGCGCTTGGCATCGGCTCTGCTGGCCGACTTTCCCCAGCTCAGCGCCGTGACGGTGCGCGTCCACAAGCCCCACGCGCCGCTGCCGGGAGTTTTTGAAGACGTCTACGCCGAGTTGCACCTGAGCCGAGCTGAGCCGTGAGGGCCACGACCACCGAAACGGCCCTGATCGCCCTGGGAGCCAACTTGGGCGACCCTGAGGCGGCGCTGAAGTGGGCTGTCCACGAACTTGCCGCTCTCGGTGAAGTGCAGGCCGTCTCCGCTTTTTACCGCACCGCTCCGGTGGGTGGGCCAGGAGGGCAGCCGGATTACCTCAACGCCGCCGCCAAACTCTGCACCAACTTGTCCCCCGAAGCGCTGCTGGACGCGCTGCTGGACTTAGAAACCCGCTATGGCCGGGTGCGCCGTGAGCGCTGGGCCGCCCGGGTTCTCGACCTCGACCTGATCGCCTACGGCCAGCGCGTCCTCAGCACCCCGCGCCTGACCCTGCCGCATCCCCGGGCGTGGGAGCGCG contains:
- the folP gene encoding dihydropteroate synthase yields the protein MFELHFGFAVPGALRHDHGYTLRWPSCAVMGIVNVTPDSFSDGGRGAEAALTHAKQLLQDQALILDIGGESTRPGAEPVDAATELDRVLPVIRGLRGSSAVISIDTLKPEVADAALRAGAHLVNDVSGLRDPQMQVVCAQHAAPACLMHMQGQPQTMQLAAHYEDVVAEVFGFLRSQAEQAKAAGVPSLLLDPGIGFGKTLTHNLTLLRHLSELTAGESPVLVGGSRKRFLGTLSGEPHAAASTRDAASLALHLHAARHGSALVRVHDVRSHVLALRVQSALESA
- the folK gene encoding 2-amino-4-hydroxy-6-hydroxymethyldihydropteridine diphosphokinase yields the protein MRATTTETALIALGANLGDPEAALKWAVHELAALGEVQAVSAFYRTAPVGGPGGQPDYLNAAAKLCTNLSPEALLDALLDLETRYGRVRRERWAARVLDLDLIAYGQRVLSTPRLTLPHPRAWEREFVLRPLSDLDPDYVHPLTGQSVSQALAELDRARQ
- a CDS encoding aldehyde dehydrogenase family protein, with amino-acid sequence MTLILSPWNYPINLSLTPLIGALAAGDTAILKSSKKAPTTVRALSELSASTFPPSPVSMVESGPDMAEALLELPFNHIFFTGSLAIGRKVLSAATQTPTSTTLKRGGKSPALVGESADLKLAAKRIV
- a CDS encoding SDR family NAD(P)-dependent oxidoreductase, which gives rise to MKPVSDTRRSTKLNAKPRKRRSGLGGTLLISAAALIAARRLFVAPFSLAGKSVLISGGSRGLGLALGRELLRYGSNLTLLARDEAELRRAESDLQARAAALRQISGQTSQVQIVVGDVTQQADLERAVEAAISTYGQLDVVANVAGIIQSGPLDNVTEQEFRDSMEVNAFAPLRLTRTALPYLRASGGRVLIVASIAGKAAVPHLSSYSVSKFAAVGLGQALRAELAQDGVLVTTVCPGLMRTGSPRHAQIKGQHRREYALFATLDNLPLISLDADKAAQRTVQALIRGEAEVMIGGPAKLLRVFQSFAPQLSADVLTLLNRFLPGPASSDVALRGQQAETPLTRANPIKRKAEQSLNES
- a CDS encoding polyprenyl synthetase family protein; translated protein: MRSDLLNLILGLLPSTDSDRTHSHPELAQFYAMLRDYPQRGGKGLRSELLLLSAKAHGAREDTPQWQSALWLGAVLELFQNWVLIHDDIEDDSEERRGRPALHRLHGVPLALNAGDALHAYMWAAVQQAGVPEAYEEVLTMIHRTAEGQHLDLAWVAHHEWQLTEADYLEMVRLKTAYYTVVIPLRLGALAAGQLPDPAFTPAGEALGAAFQIRDDVLNLQEDEGSYGKEIGGDLLEGKRTLIVLHWLSSASAAQQAFFLNQMALPRTDKDPVQMDQLLDWIRESGSLNYAQQFALEQGRRGLNLLKEALGRTADQTAAAQIIDLVQSYVTRQA
- a CDS encoding histidine triad nucleotide-binding protein translates to MTNAPTLFERIIARDIPAEIVYEDGDYIVIKDIAPKAPIHLLVIPKKFSARIDDVTDEAEMGRLWLTASRVARQQLGDYRLVINAGKGGGQEVFHTHIHILGGWEGGHSVGFGE
- the folB gene encoding dihydroneopterin aldolase; this encodes MSEFSVRQHSRSKVVLKGLAFHGRHGVYQEEAVFGARFVVDAELLYDFSGISDDLTQAVNYAAAYDLIASIVTGERWQLLEALSGRLASALLADFPQLSAVTVRVHKPHAPLPGVFEDVYAELHLSRAEP
- a CDS encoding superoxide dismutase; this translates as MKNTMMFGMGVLLLSSCSMMGMGAGSKDSTMTKDGAAMKDNSMADSSMAVKTPVVNQNTASYVLNRQPAATNIAPMGNVAVTMNGDTVMTTTKLTGMAPETYYVAHYHEQGTVPSTDPCASNGPAILPSMMVGLSDKGGNVILMGSVAKSAIMKATYYNVHTAKNAAGEPADPGVACSAVKM